Proteins from one Triticum aestivum cultivar Chinese Spring chromosome 7A, IWGSC CS RefSeq v2.1, whole genome shotgun sequence genomic window:
- the LOC123150527 gene encoding triacylglycerol lipase 2 → MGPAAVAVLVILCAAGAEARVPAGHLATRRRDSVPAGVGACALAVAPFGYPCEEHTMTTVDGYILSLQRIPRGRRPSGGGGAGQPVLLQHGVLTDGMTWLLSSPEESLAYILADSGFDVWVANNRGTRWSSRHVSLDSSSRRYWDWSWDDLVVNDMPSMVDYICSHTAQKPHFLGHSMGTLVALAAFSEGRTVDKLKSAALLTPVAYLSHMTTPLGILLAKAFVGELITILGVAEFNPVTPAVASLFKELCRHPGTNCYDLLTDFTGKNYCLNSSAVDVFLQYEPQPTSTKTMVHLAQTFRDGVLSKYDYVWPGVNVEKYGQPDPPAYNMSNIPPGFPLFLSYGGRDELADPVDVGRLLGDLRGHDPGRLTVQYLEQFAHADFVIGTCAKDYVYKDVVSFFNRFN, encoded by the exons ATGGGCCCTGCGGCGGTCGCCGTGCTGGTCATCCTCTGCGCCGCCGGCGCCGAGGCCCGCGTCCCGGCCGGTCACCTCGCGACGAGGCGGCGCGACAGTGTTCCCGCGGGCGTGGGTGCGTGCGCGCTGGCCGTGGCGCCCTTCGGCTACCCCTGCGAGGAGCACACG ATGACGACGGTGGACGGGTACATCCTGAGCCTGCAACGGATCCCGAGGGGGCGGCgccccagcggcggcggcggcgcggggcagccgGTGCTCCTGCAGCACGGCGTTCTCACG gacgGCATGACATGGCTGCTGAGCTCGCCGGAGGAATCGTTGGCGTACATCCTCGCGGACAGCGGCTTCGACGTCTGGGTCGCCAACAACAGGGGCACCAGGTGGAGCAGCCGCCACGTCTCCCTCGACTCCTCCTCCCGG AGGTACTGGGACTGGTCGTGGGACGACCTGGTGGTGAACGACATGCCGAGCATGGTTGACTATATCTGCAGCCACACGGCGCAGAAGCCGCACTTCCTCGGCCACTCCATG GGGACGCTGGTGGCGCTGGCGGCCTTCTCGGAGGGCAGAACGGTGGACAAGCTCAAGTCGGCGGCGCTGCTGACCCCGGTCGCCTATCTGTCCCACATGACCACCCCCCTCGGCATACTGCTAGCCAAGGCATTCGTCGGAGAG CTCATCACCATCCTCGGTGTGGCGGAGTTCAACCCAGTAAC GCCGGCGGTGGCGAGCCTCTTCAAGGAACTGTGCCGCCATCCTGGAACCAACTGCTACGACCTCCTCACAGACTTCACAG GGAAGAACTACTGCCTCAACAGCTCGGCCGTGGACGTCTTCCTCCAGTACGAGCCGCAGCCGACGTCCACCAAGACCATGGTGCACCTCGCCCAGACGTTCCGCGACGGCGTGCTGTCCAAGTACGACTACGTGTGGCCGGGCGTGAACGTGGAGAAGTACGGCCAGCCGGACCCGCCGGCGTACAACATGTCCAACATACCGCCGGGCTTCCCGCTCTTCCTCAGCTACGGCGGCCGGGACGAGCTGGCCGACCCCGTCGACGTCGGCCGCCTCCTCGGCGACCTCCGGGGCCACGACCCCGGCAGGCTCACGGTGCAGTACCTGGAGCAGTTCGCGCACGCCGACTTCGTCATCGGCACCTGCGCCAAGGACTACGTCTACAAAGACGTCGTCTCCTTCTTCAACCGCTTCAACTAG